Proteins found in one Kangiella sediminilitoris genomic segment:
- a CDS encoding carboxyl transferase domain-containing protein has protein sequence MPVIKSSINSRSASFIENSEAMSALVDDLRDKMEYITQGGGPKYQEKHLSRGKLLPRDRVRKLLDVGSPFLEISQMAAWDMYDNKVPAAGLIAGIGRVSGVECMIVANDATVKGGTYFPETVKKHLRAQEIAEENNLPCIYLVDSGGANLPQQDEVFPDKDHFGRIFYNQANMSAKGIPQIAVVMGSCTAGGAYVPAMADESIIVKEQGTIFLGGPPLVKAATGEVVSSEELGGADVHCKTSGVTDHYAVNDEHALKLARQVVSNLNRKKEPFVTVKKPVEPLYPADELYGVINKDPRKPFDIREIIARIVDGSELDEFKAMYGTTLICGFARIHGYPVGIVANNGILFSESAQKGAHFIELCSQRGIPLVFLQNITGFMVGKKYENEGIAKHGAKMVTAVACAKVPKFTVIVGGSFGAGNYGMCGRAYSPKFLWMWPNARISVMGGEQAANVLAQIKRDNFERRGEKMWSEEEEKAFKKPIEDQYEKQGHPYYSSARLWDDGIIDPADTRMVLGLGLSTAMNKEAEETKFGVFRM, from the coding sequence ATGCCAGTAATTAAATCTTCAATAAATTCGCGAAGTGCGTCATTCATTGAAAACTCTGAAGCAATGAGCGCTTTAGTGGATGACCTACGCGATAAAATGGAATACATCACCCAGGGTGGTGGACCAAAATATCAGGAAAAACATCTGTCACGTGGCAAACTGTTACCGCGAGACCGTGTACGCAAGCTTTTAGATGTAGGCTCTCCATTCCTGGAGATCTCACAGATGGCGGCATGGGACATGTACGATAACAAGGTTCCCGCTGCTGGCTTGATAGCTGGTATAGGACGTGTATCAGGTGTCGAATGCATGATCGTAGCGAATGACGCTACAGTTAAGGGTGGTACTTATTTTCCCGAAACGGTAAAAAAACATTTACGAGCTCAGGAAATTGCCGAAGAAAATAACCTTCCATGTATTTACCTGGTTGATTCAGGCGGTGCAAACCTGCCACAACAGGATGAAGTCTTCCCTGACAAAGACCATTTTGGTCGTATTTTTTATAATCAGGCTAACATGTCAGCTAAAGGCATTCCTCAGATTGCCGTGGTCATGGGCTCATGTACGGCTGGCGGCGCTTATGTACCTGCAATGGCTGACGAGTCAATTATCGTTAAGGAGCAAGGCACCATTTTCCTTGGTGGCCCACCACTAGTTAAAGCAGCTACCGGTGAAGTTGTATCAAGTGAAGAATTGGGCGGTGCCGACGTTCACTGTAAAACATCTGGCGTAACGGATCACTATGCGGTTAATGATGAGCATGCATTGAAATTGGCAAGACAGGTAGTTTCTAACCTGAACCGTAAGAAGGAACCATTTGTTACGGTCAAGAAGCCAGTAGAACCTCTCTACCCTGCTGATGAACTGTATGGTGTCATTAATAAAGATCCACGTAAACCGTTCGACATCAGAGAAATCATTGCTCGGATCGTTGATGGCTCAGAACTTGATGAGTTCAAAGCAATGTATGGCACAACCCTGATCTGTGGCTTCGCCCGCATTCATGGTTATCCTGTTGGTATTGTGGCTAACAACGGAATTCTATTCTCTGAATCAGCACAGAAAGGTGCACACTTCATTGAACTCTGTTCACAGAGAGGCATTCCATTGGTTTTCCTTCAAAACATTACTGGCTTTATGGTGGGTAAAAAATACGAAAACGAAGGTATTGCTAAACACGGTGCCAAAATGGTTACAGCAGTAGCCTGCGCAAAGGTTCCAAAGTTCACCGTTATCGTTGGAGGCAGCTTCGGAGCTGGCAACTACGGTATGTGTGGTCGAGCTTATAGTCCTAAGTTCTTATGGATGTGGCCAAATGCTCGTATTTCTGTAATGGGAGGCGAACAGGCTGCAAATGTTCTGGCTCAGATCAAACGTGACAACTTCGAACGTCGTGGCGAAAAAATGTGGTCGGAAGAAGAAGAAAAAGCCTTTAAGAAACCGATTGAAGACCAATACGAAAAACAAGGCCACCCTTACTATTCAAGTGCACGACTATGGGATGACGGTATTATCGATCCTGCGGACACTCGTATGGTTTTAGGCCTGGGCTTATCGACTGCAATGAACAAAGAAGCCGAAGAAACAAAATTCGGCGTCTTTAGAATGTAA
- the queA gene encoding tRNA preQ1(34) S-adenosylmethionine ribosyltransferase-isomerase QueA: MRLQDFFFNLPDELIARYPTEQRTASRLLCLDGEQGDIQHNKFFQLIDFLEPNDLLVFNNTRVLPARLFGRKASGGQVEILIERVESDREAIAHVRANRSPKPGATLVLEDGTELEVLNKDNALYQLKLLTNDWNSVMQAVGHMPLPPYIDREDELSDKERYQTVYSEVEGAVAAPTAGLHFDDELLKRITDKGVETAFVTLHVGAGTFSPVRVDNILEHKMHSEWYEVSQNVCDKVIKARENGGRVIAVGTTSVRCLESASSDNGIQPGSGETDIFIYPGYDFKSVDALITNFHLPESTLMMLVSAFASKQHIFNAYDEAVKEQYRFFSYGDSMFITRPFKGEHPEIKAG; this comes from the coding sequence ATGCGTCTTCAAGATTTCTTTTTTAATCTACCCGACGAGCTGATTGCTCGTTATCCAACGGAACAGAGAACGGCCAGCAGATTACTTTGCCTGGACGGTGAACAAGGTGATATCCAGCATAACAAGTTCTTCCAACTGATTGATTTCCTTGAACCCAACGATCTTCTTGTCTTTAACAATACGAGAGTATTGCCAGCGCGCCTGTTTGGCAGAAAAGCCAGCGGCGGACAGGTAGAAATATTGATAGAGCGAGTTGAGTCAGATAGAGAAGCAATTGCTCATGTACGCGCCAATCGAAGCCCTAAACCCGGTGCAACTCTAGTGCTTGAAGATGGAACAGAGCTTGAAGTTCTGAATAAAGACAACGCACTGTATCAACTGAAACTGCTTACTAATGACTGGAATTCCGTTATGCAGGCGGTGGGTCATATGCCTCTACCGCCGTACATAGACAGAGAAGACGAATTATCCGATAAAGAGCGTTATCAGACAGTATACAGTGAAGTGGAAGGCGCAGTAGCCGCCCCTACAGCCGGTTTACACTTTGATGATGAGCTTTTAAAAAGGATTACCGATAAAGGTGTTGAAACAGCTTTTGTGACTCTTCATGTTGGAGCCGGTACCTTCTCACCGGTCCGAGTGGACAATATTCTAGAACATAAGATGCACTCTGAATGGTATGAAGTGAGCCAAAACGTCTGCGACAAAGTTATAAAAGCCAGAGAAAATGGTGGACGTGTCATTGCGGTAGGAACAACTTCCGTCCGTTGTTTAGAGTCCGCATCATCTGATAATGGTATTCAACCGGGCTCGGGCGAAACTGACATTTTCATTTATCCCGGTTATGACTTTAAATCGGTTGATGCGCTGATTACTAATTTTCATTTGCCGGAGTCCACTCTTATGATGCTGGTGAGTGCATTTGCCAGTAAGCAGCATATATTCAATGCTTATGACGAAGCGGTAAAAGAGCAGTATCGCTTCTTTAGCTACGGTGATTCCATGTTTATTACTCGTCCTTTTAAGGGTGAGCATCCTGAGATCAAGGCAGGTTAG
- the yajC gene encoding preprotein translocase subunit YajC: MLLATAAGAAGQGGGLMSFLVMFVPLILIMYFMMIRPQQKKMKQHKEMMSALEKGDEVMTTGGIIGKISKIKDDYVVLSLSEEMDIKFQKASIAQTLPKGTIKSIEE; this comes from the coding sequence ATGTTATTAGCAACAGCAGCGGGTGCAGCAGGTCAAGGCGGCGGTTTAATGAGCTTTCTTGTGATGTTTGTTCCTTTAATTTTAATCATGTATTTCATGATGATCCGCCCACAACAGAAAAAAATGAAGCAGCATAAAGAAATGATGTCAGCTTTAGAAAAAGGCGATGAAGTGATGACCACAGGCGGTATCATTGGCAAAATCAGCAAAATTAAAGATGATTATGTTGTTTTGAGTTTATCTGAAGAAATGGATATTAAGTTCCAGAAAGCATCAATTGCTCAGACTTTGCCAAAAGGCACAATCAAATCTATCGAAGAATAA
- a CDS encoding acyl-CoA dehydrogenase family protein, protein MILTEEQTMIQDMARGYVREHIAPFSEEWDKNKTFPAEALQGLGELGFYGMLVPEQWGGSEIGYTAAALVLEEIAAGDGACSTVISVTNSVGCMPILNFGTDEQKEKFLKPLASGQKLGAFCLTEPHAGSDAADLKTKAVKDGDHYILNGVKQFITSGKNGDIAIVFAVTDPSAGKKGISAFVVPTDTPGYIVANVEDKMGQNASDTAQIVFEDCKIPAENLLGKEGEGYKIALSGLEGGRIGIAAQAVGMARAAYEYALQYAKDRTSFGKPIFKHQAVQFKLADMATQVDAARNMVLNAAQLRDAGKPCLKEACMAKLFASEIAEKICSDAIQVLGGYGYLKDYPVERIYRDVRIAQIYEGTSEVQKMVIARAIGSE, encoded by the coding sequence ATGATTCTTACTGAAGAACAAACAATGATTCAGGACATGGCTCGAGGCTATGTCCGTGAACATATTGCTCCTTTTTCTGAAGAATGGGACAAGAATAAAACCTTTCCAGCCGAGGCCCTGCAGGGCCTTGGCGAGCTAGGCTTCTACGGTATGCTGGTTCCCGAACAATGGGGCGGCAGTGAGATTGGTTACACTGCAGCGGCACTGGTACTGGAAGAAATTGCTGCTGGCGACGGAGCCTGTTCAACAGTTATTTCAGTCACCAATTCAGTTGGCTGTATGCCGATCTTAAATTTTGGCACCGATGAGCAAAAAGAGAAGTTTCTTAAACCTCTGGCTTCCGGCCAAAAGCTAGGCGCTTTTTGCCTAACTGAGCCTCATGCTGGCTCAGATGCGGCCGATCTAAAAACCAAAGCAGTCAAAGATGGCGATCATTATATCCTGAATGGCGTTAAGCAATTTATAACATCTGGGAAAAATGGTGATATCGCTATCGTATTTGCAGTAACCGACCCAAGTGCAGGCAAGAAAGGTATCAGCGCTTTCGTGGTACCTACCGATACTCCTGGCTATATTGTTGCTAACGTAGAAGATAAGATGGGTCAAAACGCTTCTGATACAGCTCAAATCGTTTTTGAGGACTGTAAAATACCTGCTGAAAACCTGCTGGGTAAAGAAGGCGAAGGTTACAAGATTGCTCTCTCAGGTCTTGAAGGTGGTCGTATAGGAATTGCCGCCCAGGCTGTAGGTATGGCACGAGCAGCATATGAATATGCACTCCAATATGCCAAAGACCGTACTTCTTTTGGTAAGCCTATTTTCAAGCATCAGGCGGTACAGTTTAAGTTAGCTGATATGGCGACCCAGGTTGATGCCGCACGTAACATGGTTCTTAACGCAGCTCAATTACGCGATGCGGGAAAGCCTTGCTTAAAAGAAGCCTGTATGGCGAAATTGTTCGCGTCTGAAATAGCAGAAAAAATATGCTCTGATGCGATTCAAGTCCTTGGCGGCTATGGTTACCTCAAGGACTACCCTGTCGAAAGAATATACCGCGATGTTCGTATCGCACAAATTTATGAAGGCACCAGCGAAGTACAGAAAATGGTTATCGCACGAGCGATTGGCTCTGAATAA
- the tgt gene encoding tRNA guanosine(34) transglycosylase Tgt, producing MKFDLNKTDGQARRGQLTFERGTIQTPAFMPVGTYGTVKGLTPEELKTLGAEIILGNTFHLMLRPGTDIIEQHGDLHDFMNWDKPILTDSGGFQVFSLGKMRKITEKGVEFRSPVNGSKVFLGPEEAMDVQRKLGSDIVMIFDECTPYPATESEARDSMELSLRWAKRSKDAHGDNPSALFGIVQGGMYPHLRKESLAGLTEIGYDGYAIGGLSVGEPKDEMLNVLDNLTPDMPEDKPRYLMGVGKPEDIVEAVRRGVDMFDCVMPTRNARNGHLFTSKGVVKLRNSHNKTFTGPLDEACDCYTCKNYSRAYLHHLDKCNEMLGAKLNTIHNLHYYQNLMDGLRKAIETGKLSDFVEEFYEGQGKPVPKL from the coding sequence ATGAAGTTTGACTTAAATAAAACCGATGGTCAGGCACGTCGAGGCCAATTAACCTTTGAGCGTGGTACTATCCAAACGCCTGCATTCATGCCGGTGGGGACCTATGGCACGGTTAAGGGCTTAACTCCAGAAGAGTTGAAAACACTCGGTGCGGAAATAATTCTTGGCAACACTTTTCACCTAATGTTACGTCCTGGTACAGATATCATTGAACAGCATGGCGACTTACATGATTTTATGAACTGGGATAAACCCATACTGACGGATTCCGGTGGCTTTCAGGTATTCAGTCTGGGGAAAATGAGAAAAATTACCGAGAAAGGCGTTGAGTTCCGCTCACCAGTAAACGGTTCGAAAGTTTTTCTGGGGCCAGAAGAAGCGATGGATGTGCAGCGTAAACTCGGCTCTGATATCGTCATGATCTTCGATGAGTGCACACCGTATCCTGCAACAGAGTCAGAAGCACGTGACTCCATGGAGCTTTCGCTACGCTGGGCTAAGCGCAGTAAAGATGCTCATGGTGATAACCCATCTGCCTTATTTGGTATTGTGCAAGGTGGTATGTATCCTCATTTACGCAAAGAATCATTAGCTGGGCTAACTGAAATTGGTTATGACGGTTACGCCATTGGTGGCTTATCGGTTGGAGAGCCCAAAGACGAGATGTTGAACGTACTGGACAACCTAACTCCAGATATGCCTGAAGATAAGCCACGATACCTGATGGGAGTAGGTAAGCCCGAAGATATCGTTGAGGCAGTTCGTCGTGGTGTGGATATGTTTGATTGTGTCATGCCGACGCGAAACGCACGAAATGGACACCTTTTTACCAGCAAAGGGGTTGTAAAATTACGCAATAGCCACAATAAAACATTCACTGGGCCTTTGGACGAGGCTTGCGATTGTTATACCTGTAAAAATTACAGCAGAGCCTATTTGCACCACTTGGATAAATGTAATGAGATGCTGGGTGCAAAGCTAAATACTATCCATAACTTACATTACTATCAGAATTTAATGGATGGATTGCGAAAGGCTATAGAAACAGGTAAATTGTCCGACTTTGTTGAAGAATTTTATGAGGGGCAGGGCAAACCTGTTCCTAAGCTCTAA
- a CDS encoding MerR family transcriptional regulator: MNEEKTEYSISDLAKEFGITSRSIRHYEDENLITPSRRGVHRIYNNRDRVRLQLILRGKRLGFSLAEIKEIIDLYGMEGEQKQTERLLELISSRRDSLNQQLRDIKYLLKEFDVLEAKLIANR, translated from the coding sequence ATGAATGAGGAAAAAACAGAATACAGCATTAGCGATCTGGCAAAGGAGTTCGGGATAACCTCCCGATCGATTCGCCACTACGAGGATGAAAATCTTATAACCCCGTCCCGGCGCGGTGTTCATCGTATCTACAACAACCGTGACCGAGTTCGCTTGCAACTGATTTTGAGGGGTAAGCGCTTAGGCTTCTCCTTAGCTGAGATAAAAGAGATTATTGATCTTTATGGTATGGAAGGTGAGCAGAAACAGACCGAACGATTACTGGAACTGATTAGTTCTCGTCGTGATTCACTGAACCAACAGTTAAGAGATATTAAATACCTGCTGAAAGAATTCGATGTTCTTGAGGCCAAACTTATTGCAAATAGATAG
- a CDS encoding TonB family protein: MNVVIKIAYLFILLSISILSYASFDDAVAYYEEGKIKKAFNEFKSMAEIGHKASQFNLGILHLEGSGTEKNLVKAYGWIKLSDHGADNETELLQEISQRLSENKKQKADLFYSELFKKFSTEALKVALEPLYKPVNLNSEQYDSPRIKPIKQEPAFYPREAQLRGLEGWVTLSFFLNKGGTPSDISVDESFPGKTFVRTSLAAVEDWRFEVPDNHNVKERYRYRLEFKLRGGAGYKSALSRLKEKAEAGDAKSQYLYAKYGSELIDNDEFNPTVWFYRAAEQGVANAQYELAQNLLEGKGCVEDKEKAIAWLIKSASADLGRSHFKLAKLFFDLGNKERAYFWLDKAVKSSDSKIAFELAKYIDDLDMERYPLKVVHQLLQQSEDNTTVSPIRFYEYLAEVSARLDDYDSASKYQFKANMAMKRVGNVPFEMINQLDKYQELRDKNSQF; encoded by the coding sequence ATGAACGTTGTAATAAAAATAGCTTACCTGTTTATTCTATTAAGTATATCAATCCTATCCTATGCAAGCTTTGACGATGCCGTAGCTTATTATGAAGAAGGGAAAATCAAAAAAGCTTTCAATGAGTTTAAATCTATGGCTGAAATTGGTCATAAGGCATCTCAATTTAATCTTGGTATCTTGCATCTTGAGGGTTCGGGCACTGAAAAGAATCTGGTTAAAGCATATGGCTGGATTAAGTTATCTGATCATGGGGCGGATAATGAAACTGAACTTCTACAAGAAATAAGTCAACGTCTTTCTGAAAATAAGAAACAAAAAGCCGATTTGTTCTATAGTGAGCTATTCAAAAAATTTAGCACGGAAGCCTTAAAGGTTGCGCTTGAACCTTTATATAAACCTGTGAATTTAAACTCAGAGCAGTATGATTCCCCGAGAATTAAGCCTATAAAGCAAGAGCCTGCGTTTTACCCCCGAGAGGCTCAACTAAGAGGTCTTGAAGGGTGGGTTACCTTGTCTTTTTTCCTCAACAAGGGTGGCACTCCCAGCGACATATCAGTTGATGAGTCGTTTCCCGGTAAAACATTTGTTAGGACCAGCTTGGCTGCGGTTGAAGACTGGCGATTTGAAGTCCCCGATAATCATAATGTAAAAGAGCGGTATAGATATAGGTTAGAATTTAAGCTAAGGGGTGGAGCTGGATATAAAAGTGCTTTGAGTCGGCTTAAGGAAAAAGCGGAAGCAGGTGACGCTAAATCACAATATCTTTACGCCAAGTATGGGAGTGAGTTAATAGATAATGATGAGTTTAATCCAACGGTCTGGTTTTACAGGGCCGCAGAACAAGGGGTTGCTAACGCACAATATGAGTTGGCACAAAATCTTTTAGAGGGTAAGGGATGTGTTGAGGATAAGGAAAAAGCCATTGCATGGTTGATAAAGTCTGCTTCGGCAGATTTAGGGCGCTCTCATTTTAAATTAGCCAAACTTTTTTTTGATTTAGGTAATAAAGAGCGCGCATATTTTTGGTTAGATAAAGCTGTTAAATCAAGTGATTCAAAAATTGCCTTTGAACTAGCTAAATATATCGATGATCTAGACATGGAGCGCTATCCGCTTAAGGTTGTTCACCAGTTATTACAACAATCTGAAGATAACACTACGGTAAGTCCCATAAGGTTCTACGAATATCTAGCGGAGGTTTCAGCTAGACTGGATGACTATGACTCAGCCTCCAAATATCAGTTTAAGGCCAACATGGCTATGAAAAGGGTGGGGAATGTACCTTTTGAGATGATAAATCAGTTAGATAAATATCAGGAGCTACGAGACAAAAACTCCCAATTCTAG
- the rmf gene encoding ribosome modulation factor: MKRQKRDKLQRAHAKGFHAAMQGQSKEVCPHEDVNAKEEWLGGWREGREAFTQNGLKHYL, translated from the coding sequence ATGAAAAGACAGAAACGAGATAAGTTACAAAGAGCTCATGCAAAAGGCTTTCACGCAGCAATGCAGGGACAATCTAAAGAAGTGTGTCCCCATGAAGACGTAAATGCTAAAGAAGAGTGGCTAGGTGGGTGGAGAGAAGGGCGAGAAGCTTTTACCCAGAATGGGTTAAAACATTATCTCTAA
- a CDS encoding enoyl-CoA hydratase/isomerase family protein: MSEALNISIDTKELGSEGRGVGRITLTRGEIHNAFDDQLIEDLTQAFRRLEANPSVEIVVLQAEGKSFSAGADLNWMRRMADYTWEENYKDSQGLAALMHTIYTLKKPTVAVVQGAAFGGGVGLVACCDIVIASERASFCLSEVKLGLIPAVISPYVVKAIGERQAQRYFLSAERFKAPQAKEFGLVHEVVKEDELHSKADEMITGLLANGPQAVRAAKDLIKAVAGKAIDQNVLDETAKRIADIRASEQGKEGLNAFLEKRPADWSVGSGDTENSDS; this comes from the coding sequence ATGAGTGAAGCACTTAACATTTCAATTGATACTAAAGAGCTGGGGTCCGAAGGTCGGGGCGTAGGTAGAATCACGCTGACTCGTGGTGAAATACACAATGCTTTTGATGATCAATTGATAGAAGATTTAACACAAGCATTTCGCCGGCTGGAAGCAAACCCAAGTGTTGAAATAGTTGTTCTGCAGGCTGAGGGAAAAAGTTTTTCGGCAGGCGCAGACCTAAACTGGATGCGTCGCATGGCTGACTATACCTGGGAAGAGAATTATAAAGACTCCCAAGGTCTGGCCGCTCTAATGCATACGATTTACACCCTTAAAAAGCCGACCGTTGCGGTAGTTCAAGGCGCAGCATTTGGCGGCGGGGTTGGATTGGTCGCCTGTTGTGATATCGTCATCGCATCAGAGCGTGCAAGCTTTTGCCTATCCGAAGTAAAATTGGGTCTTATTCCAGCTGTGATTAGCCCATATGTGGTTAAGGCAATTGGAGAGCGCCAGGCACAACGCTATTTTTTATCTGCTGAGCGATTTAAAGCTCCCCAGGCAAAAGAGTTTGGCTTGGTTCACGAGGTAGTTAAAGAAGATGAACTACATAGCAAGGCTGATGAAATGATAACCGGCTTACTAGCCAATGGTCCACAAGCCGTGCGTGCAGCAAAAGATTTGATAAAAGCTGTTGCTGGCAAAGCAATAGACCAGAATGTATTGGACGAAACAGCTAAGCGTATCGCTGATATTCGTGCCAGCGAGCAAGGCAAAGAAGGTCTTAATGCATTTCTAGAAAAGCGCCCTGCTGATTGGTCAGTCGGTTCAGGCGACACTGAAAACAGCGACAGTTAA
- a CDS encoding acetyl-CoA C-acyltransferase — MSDPIVIVSAARTPMGGFGGSLSTVKSTELGANAIAAAVERATLKPEDIQEVIMGCVLPAGVGQAPARQASLGAGIPKSTGATTVNKVCGSGMKTIMLAHDLLKAGTNDVMVAGGMESMSLAPYLLPTGRYGQRFGHGKTLDHMAFDGLEDAYEGQAMGVYAEQTVEKYGFTREDQDNFAIESLARANKAIEDGSFKNEITPVTVKSRKGDTVVDTDEQPLKARPDKIPALRPAFKKDGTVTAANASSISDGAAAVVMMRQSEAEKRGLKPLAKIHAHSTNARTPAEFTIAPVGAIEKVLDSAGWTKDDVDLFEINEAFAVVTMAAMKDLELDHAKVNVHGGACALGHPIGCSGTRIVVTLLEALRKYGKSKGIASLCIGGGEATALAVELL; from the coding sequence ATGTCAGACCCAATCGTAATTGTTTCAGCAGCACGAACCCCTATGGGCGGCTTTGGTGGCTCATTATCAACAGTAAAATCAACGGAGCTTGGCGCCAATGCAATTGCAGCAGCGGTTGAGCGAGCCACTTTAAAACCAGAAGACATTCAAGAAGTGATCATGGGTTGTGTGCTACCAGCAGGTGTTGGCCAGGCCCCGGCTCGTCAAGCGTCTTTAGGTGCTGGCATACCAAAATCAACTGGCGCTACTACTGTTAATAAAGTATGTGGTTCCGGCATGAAAACGATCATGCTAGCTCACGACCTGCTTAAAGCTGGTACTAATGACGTCATGGTTGCAGGTGGTATGGAAAGCATGAGTTTAGCGCCGTATCTACTACCAACTGGTCGTTATGGTCAACGTTTCGGTCATGGGAAAACACTCGACCATATGGCTTTTGATGGTCTTGAAGATGCTTACGAAGGTCAGGCAATGGGTGTTTACGCTGAGCAGACAGTAGAAAAGTATGGTTTCACACGTGAAGACCAGGATAACTTTGCTATTGAATCCCTTGCCCGTGCCAACAAGGCAATTGAAGATGGCTCATTTAAAAATGAAATCACACCCGTCACTGTTAAATCACGTAAAGGGGATACGGTTGTTGATACTGATGAACAACCACTGAAAGCTCGCCCAGACAAGATTCCAGCATTGCGCCCTGCTTTTAAAAAGGACGGTACCGTAACTGCTGCAAATGCGAGTTCTATTTCTGATGGAGCAGCAGCTGTTGTTATGATGCGTCAATCAGAAGCCGAGAAGCGTGGTCTAAAACCTCTTGCAAAGATTCATGCGCATTCGACAAACGCCAGAACTCCTGCTGAGTTTACAATTGCTCCAGTTGGCGCAATTGAAAAAGTATTGGATTCAGCTGGATGGACAAAAGATGACGTTGATCTGTTTGAAATCAATGAAGCATTTGCCGTAGTGACAATGGCAGCGATGAAAGATCTTGAGCTAGACCATGCGAAGGTCAATGTTCACGGTGGTGCCTGTGCGCTTGGCCACCCAATTGGCTGCTCAGGTACTCGTATTGTTGTGACATTATTGGAAGCACTGCGTAAATACGGCAAGTCTAAAGGTATTGCATCCCTTTGTATCGGTGGTGGTGAAGCGACAGCTTTAGCAGTTGAACTGCTATAA
- a CDS encoding isovaleryl-CoA dehydrogenase, producing MYPSLNFDLGETADMIREMVSNFAQKEIAPIAEKTDEENLFPHEMWKKLGDLGLLGITVEEEYGGSGMGYLEHIVAMEEISRASASIGLSYGAHSNLCVNQIRRNASEEQKKKYLPKLCSGEHVGALAMSEPGAGSDVVGMKLKAELKGDHYVLNGNKMWITNGPEADVLVVYAKTDMEAHSKGITAFIIEKGMKGFRTAQKLDKLGMRGSNTCELVFEDCEVPVENVMGEVNEGVKILMSGLDYERAVLAAGPLGIMRACMDVVLPYMHERKQFGKPIGTFQLMQGKVADMYTIMNASRSYVYAVGKACDRGETTRKDAAAAILYAAENATKLALDAIQALGGNGYINEYPTGRLLRDAKLYEIGAGTSEIRRMLIGRELFNETA from the coding sequence ATGTATCCATCACTCAACTTCGATTTAGGTGAAACTGCGGACATGATCCGTGAGATGGTCAGTAATTTTGCGCAGAAAGAAATTGCTCCAATCGCTGAAAAAACAGATGAAGAAAACCTTTTCCCACACGAAATGTGGAAAAAACTAGGTGATTTAGGCCTGCTAGGTATCACTGTCGAGGAAGAATACGGTGGTTCTGGGATGGGTTATCTTGAACATATCGTTGCAATGGAAGAAATTAGCCGTGCCAGCGCATCAATCGGCCTAAGCTACGGTGCCCATTCAAACTTGTGTGTTAATCAGATTCGTCGTAACGCTTCTGAAGAACAGAAGAAAAAGTACCTTCCGAAACTTTGCTCCGGTGAGCATGTTGGCGCCTTGGCGATGTCAGAGCCAGGAGCAGGTTCTGATGTAGTTGGAATGAAATTAAAAGCTGAACTTAAAGGTGACCACTACGTTCTAAACGGTAATAAAATGTGGATTACCAATGGTCCAGAAGCTGATGTTTTGGTGGTTTACGCTAAAACCGATATGGAAGCGCATTCAAAAGGGATTACAGCTTTTATTATAGAAAAAGGTATGAAAGGCTTCCGCACGGCACAAAAGCTGGACAAGCTGGGCATGCGTGGCTCCAACACTTGTGAATTAGTTTTCGAAGACTGTGAAGTACCTGTCGAAAACGTCATGGGTGAAGTTAACGAAGGTGTTAAGATTCTAATGAGTGGCCTGGACTACGAGCGTGCAGTATTAGCAGCGGGTCCTTTAGGTATCATGAGAGCCTGTATGGATGTGGTATTACCTTACATGCATGAGCGTAAACAATTTGGAAAACCAATTGGTACTTTCCAATTAATGCAGGGTAAGGTTGCTGATATGTACACTATTATGAACGCCAGTCGCTCTTACGTTTACGCCGTAGGTAAAGCATGTGACCGTGGTGAAACAACTCGAAAAGACGCTGCAGCGGCGATTCTTTATGCTGCTGAAAATGCGACTAAGCTTGCTCTGGATGCAATTCAGGCACTGGGCGGAAACGGTTACATCAATGAATACCCAACGGGCCGATTGCTGCGTGACGCCAAACTATATGAAATTGGTGCCGGCACTTCGGAAATTCGCCGTATGCTAATTGGTCGCGAGTTGTTTAACGAAACCGCTTAA